From a region of the Janthinobacterium sp. 61 genome:
- a CDS encoding response regulator produces the protein MEIPDKPITVMLVDDHALFRSGIRSLLQRHTEFSVVGEAADGVEGIKRAIQLQPDVVLLDLNMAGMSGVEALQLMQHDCPDTAIVMLTVSEDAEDLATALRAGACGYLIKNIDADYLVRAIRRAAAGEVVIAEAMTGKLVAQLQAGTRREEPVSELDKLTPREKEIIDCLSRGESNKGIARTLDLAESTVKIHVQNVLKKLNLTSRVQAAVYAVEHRQGK, from the coding sequence ATGGAGATTCCCGATAAACCGATCACCGTCATGCTGGTGGACGACCACGCGCTGTTCCGCAGCGGCATACGCTCGTTGCTGCAGCGGCATACCGAATTTTCCGTGGTGGGCGAGGCGGCCGATGGCGTGGAAGGCATCAAGCGCGCCATCCAGCTGCAGCCCGACGTGGTCCTGCTGGACCTGAACATGGCCGGCATGTCGGGCGTCGAAGCGCTGCAGCTGATGCAGCATGACTGTCCCGACACGGCCATCGTCATGCTGACCGTGTCCGAAGATGCCGAGGACCTGGCGACAGCCCTGCGCGCGGGCGCCTGCGGTTATCTGATCAAGAATATCGACGCCGACTACCTGGTGCGCGCCATCCGCCGCGCGGCCGCCGGCGAAGTCGTCATCGCCGAAGCCATGACGGGCAAACTGGTGGCGCAGCTCCAGGCGGGCACGCGGCGCGAGGAACCTGTGTCGGAACTCGACAAGCTCACGCCGCGCGAAAAGGAAATCATCGACTGCCTGTCACGCGGCGAGAGCAACAAGGGCATCGCGCGCACCCTCGACCTGGCCGAAAGCACGGTCAAGATCCACGTGCAGAACGTGCTGAAAAAACTCAATCTCACCAGCAGGGTGCAGGCGGCCGTGTATGCGGTTGAGCACCGCCAGGGCAAGTAG
- a CDS encoding NnrS family protein → MAITPISEPTPSSTTAGAAPWHARHAVWQLGFRPFYLLAAVFAALSIPLWLASYAGLLTGSLQVGLGWHMHEMVFGFALAVVVGFLYTAGRNWTGLPTPHGAQLMALLGLWLAGRIAMLCGPGLLAALVDWLFLPLAAWPLYQVLRRSGNTRNLFLVGLLALLALANGLFHAAVLGWLTLSVFLPVQAAIFLIVLIESVIGARVIPMFTRNGAPGSTPVASPKRALAAVACMAAAASAWLAGAPAWLTAPLALAASGVSLANLLAWQPHRTVRVPLLWILHLSYAWIGVGFALLALASLGLLPASAVFHALTVGSMAGLIIGMMTRTTLGHTGRPLTGGRAEAAMYWLIQLGALARLLAAVGPAALAMPLLLAAGTCWSLAFGAYVCVYAPYLWRARVDGREG, encoded by the coding sequence ATGGCCATCACCCCGATCAGCGAACCTACCCCATCCTCCACGACAGCCGGCGCCGCGCCCTGGCATGCCCGCCATGCCGTCTGGCAGCTGGGTTTTCGACCGTTCTATCTGCTGGCGGCCGTGTTTGCGGCCCTCAGTATTCCGCTGTGGCTGGCCAGCTATGCCGGCTTGTTGACGGGCAGCCTGCAAGTGGGCCTGGGCTGGCACATGCATGAAATGGTGTTCGGCTTCGCGCTGGCCGTCGTCGTGGGCTTTTTGTACACGGCGGGCCGCAACTGGACGGGCTTGCCCACGCCGCATGGTGCCCAGCTGATGGCGCTGCTTGGCCTGTGGTTGGCGGGGCGCATCGCCATGCTGTGCGGGCCCGGGCTGTTGGCGGCGCTGGTCGATTGGCTGTTCCTGCCGCTGGCCGCCTGGCCCCTGTATCAGGTGCTGCGCCGCTCGGGCAATACGCGCAATCTGTTTCTGGTGGGGCTGCTGGCCTTGCTGGCGTTGGCCAATGGCCTGTTCCACGCGGCCGTGCTGGGGTGGCTGACGCTATCCGTATTCCTACCCGTGCAGGCGGCCATCTTCCTTATCGTGCTGATCGAATCGGTGATCGGCGCGCGCGTCATTCCCATGTTTACCCGCAATGGCGCGCCTGGCAGTACGCCCGTGGCCAGCCCGAAGCGTGCGCTGGCGGCCGTGGCCTGCATGGCGGCGGCGGCCAGCGCGTGGCTGGCCGGCGCGCCAGCCTGGCTGACGGCGCCGCTAGCCCTGGCGGCAAGCGGCGTGTCGCTGGCCAATCTGCTGGCCTGGCAGCCGCATCGCACCGTGCGCGTGCCCTTGCTGTGGATTTTGCACCTGTCGTATGCGTGGATAGGCGTGGGCTTTGCGCTGCTGGCGCTGGCCAGCCTGGGGCTGCTGCCGGCCAGCGCCGTATTTCACGCGCTGACGGTGGGCTCGATGGCGGGATTGATCATCGGCATGATGACGCGCACCACGCTGGGCCACACGGGCCGCCCTTTGACGGGCGGCCGGGCAGAAGCGGCGATGTACTGGCTGATCCAACTGGGCGCGCTGGCACGCCTGCTGGCCGCCGTCGGTCCAGCAGCACTGGCCATGCCACTGCTGCTGGCTGCCGGCACGTGCTGGTCGCTGGCCTTTGGCGCGTATGTGTGCGTGTATGCGCCCTATCTGTGGCGTGCCAGGGTGGACGGGCGAGAAGGGTAG
- a CDS encoding response regulator — protein MAAALAYAHLAEAARHDAAERERLSVLTALLAKNIEVDLAATNLVLDGVIRDYLAAGATDSAQALPRRLAAVVDAMPGVRTMLVIDAKGKPIATNIPELADQDFSRRGYYQTARDAPDARMLYISAPFLSFKRDLVITASRMVQDKQGRFAGVVVATLDPEYFTAKFRTAMYAPDVWAVLLHGDGRQFLNYPARTADGGNMDVPGSFLRRFRDSGYEAGVLSGVEIAGASVAAPRIMAMATIAPPALHMDRAIIIGLSRDEAAIAAPLRRQALAYTLCFAVLALAAASLLFWSQRRRRQQAAWHAKQQAERQAMQAISDSETRFRTLIEDAPVAIAILRHGRFIYSNPRYRRLHGYSFEDDLNGLPWSAMISAQSQAALATNEALIEADSPSEQVFEAIGLGKQGLSVPVFKTTTRVMLKDGPATLIFAQDISAQKQAEEAMLLARDAAEAANRSKAEFLANMSHEIRSPLNAILGMAWLLERGRLDGEGLEMTRKIRAAGQSLLGIINDVLDVSKIEAGHMTIEQAPFRLAEVIEKIAASMDVAAHDKPIAVRIGPLPDGVDQVLGDALRLEQVLVNLTSNAIKFTPQGTVALLTTLERRDGDAAVLRFSVRDTGIGVAPEVQETIFSAFAQADTSTTRRFGGTGLGLTICRQLVSLMGGSLRLESGLGQGSDFSFTVPLQLLPAGALSSPDMKALHALLADANADTRDAVAAVARGLGWSVHAVSGGRAALDYALACAEGARPGVVLLAARMPELDGEATARALREHLPPQDCPVIILAASDVPATRPARRHSDPADPADAVLNEPVTASSLYNATMEARQQRARAAGVDASPGTLEGRVLAGVRVLVVDDSEINRDVVNHILCDQGAVPSFACDGRQALDWLQAHPADVDIVLMDVQMPVMDGLQATRALRQLPQFQDLPVVALTAGAFQAQRTAALEAGVNHFISKPFDVPQTIALIARAHRRHAQGLPALAPVVAEATMPVPPCGAASVIDLAQGMAQWLDEAPYRQHLSRFGRNYRNAVGAMRELLAANARDDAAALAHKLAGEAGSLALPATLQAAQQAEQLLHAGDDASAALDTLEQALARAIDAVAAFTAQTPPPSQPASRGGRSGAMNLASCACNDQGQRHKLNLPAHTNGKLANMKIRGTL, from the coding sequence GTGGCGGCTGCCCTTGCCTACGCGCATCTGGCCGAAGCGGCGCGGCACGACGCGGCCGAGCGTGAACGGCTCAGCGTGCTGACGGCACTGCTGGCAAAAAATATTGAAGTCGACCTGGCAGCGACCAACCTGGTGCTCGACGGCGTGATCCGCGACTATCTTGCCGCCGGCGCTACGGACTCCGCGCAAGCCCTGCCCCGGCGCCTGGCCGCAGTGGTCGACGCCATGCCGGGCGTGCGCACCATGCTGGTCATCGATGCGAAGGGCAAGCCTATCGCCACCAATATCCCGGAACTGGCCGACCAGGATTTTTCGCGCCGCGGCTACTACCAGACGGCGCGCGACGCCCCTGATGCGCGCATGCTGTACATCTCGGCCCCCTTCCTGTCTTTCAAGCGCGACCTGGTCATCACGGCGTCGCGCATGGTGCAGGACAAGCAGGGCCGCTTTGCCGGCGTGGTGGTGGCTACCCTCGATCCCGAATACTTCACGGCCAAGTTCCGCACCGCCATGTATGCCCCCGATGTCTGGGCCGTGCTGCTGCATGGCGACGGCCGGCAATTCCTGAACTATCCTGCCAGGACTGCTGATGGCGGCAATATGGATGTCCCCGGCAGCTTCCTGCGGCGCTTCCGCGACAGCGGCTATGAGGCTGGCGTGCTGAGCGGCGTCGAGATCGCCGGCGCCAGCGTGGCGGCACCCCGCATCATGGCCATGGCGACCATCGCGCCTCCCGCGCTGCACATGGACCGCGCCATCATCATTGGTCTGAGCCGCGACGAAGCGGCCATCGCCGCCCCATTGCGGCGGCAGGCGCTGGCCTACACCCTCTGTTTTGCCGTGCTGGCGCTGGCCGCGGCCAGCCTGCTGTTCTGGAGCCAGCGGCGGCGCCGGCAGCAGGCGGCCTGGCATGCGAAACAGCAAGCGGAGCGCCAGGCCATGCAAGCCATATCCGACAGCGAAACGCGCTTTCGCACGCTGATCGAAGATGCGCCCGTGGCCATCGCCATCCTGCGCCACGGACGCTTCATCTACTCGAATCCCCGCTACCGCAGGCTGCATGGCTACTCGTTTGAAGACGATTTGAACGGCCTGCCCTGGTCCGCCATGATTTCCGCACAATCGCAGGCGGCACTGGCTACCAACGAGGCGTTGATCGAGGCGGACTCGCCCAGCGAACAGGTATTCGAAGCCATCGGCCTGGGCAAGCAGGGCCTTTCCGTGCCCGTGTTCAAGACCACCACGCGCGTGATGCTCAAGGATGGACCGGCCACCTTGATCTTTGCGCAGGATATTTCCGCGCAAAAGCAGGCCGAAGAGGCCATGCTGCTGGCGCGCGATGCGGCCGAAGCGGCCAACCGCAGCAAGGCGGAATTCCTCGCCAACATGAGCCATGAAATCCGCTCGCCGCTGAACGCCATCCTCGGCATGGCATGGCTGCTGGAACGTGGCAGGCTCGACGGGGAAGGACTCGAGATGACGCGCAAGATCCGCGCCGCCGGCCAATCCTTGCTGGGCATCATCAACGACGTGCTCGACGTGTCGAAAATCGAGGCAGGCCACATGACCATCGAACAAGCGCCGTTCCGCCTGGCCGAGGTGATCGAGAAGATCGCCGCCAGCATGGACGTTGCCGCGCATGACAAACCCATCGCCGTGCGCATCGGGCCGCTGCCCGATGGCGTGGACCAGGTGCTGGGCGACGCGCTGCGGCTGGAACAGGTGCTGGTCAACCTGACCAGCAATGCCATCAAGTTCACGCCGCAAGGCACGGTCGCGCTGTTGACCACACTGGAGCGCCGCGACGGCGACGCCGCCGTACTGCGTTTCAGCGTGCGCGACACGGGCATCGGCGTCGCCCCCGAGGTGCAGGAGACGATCTTTTCCGCCTTCGCCCAGGCAGACACATCCACCACGCGCCGCTTCGGCGGCACGGGCCTGGGCCTGACCATCTGCCGCCAGCTGGTCAGCCTGATGGGCGGCTCGCTGCGCCTGGAAAGCGGCCTGGGCCAGGGCAGCGACTTCAGTTTCACGGTGCCGCTGCAACTACTGCCCGCCGGCGCCCTGTCCTCGCCGGACATGAAAGCCCTGCATGCCTTGCTGGCCGATGCCAATGCCGACACGCGCGATGCCGTTGCCGCCGTGGCGCGCGGCCTGGGCTGGAGCGTGCATGCCGTGTCCGGCGGGCGGGCGGCCCTCGACTATGCGCTCGCCTGCGCCGAGGGCGCGCGGCCCGGCGTCGTCCTGCTGGCCGCGCGCATGCCCGAGCTGGACGGCGAAGCCACGGCGCGCGCGCTGCGCGAACACCTGCCACCGCAGGACTGCCCCGTCATCATCCTGGCGGCCAGCGACGTGCCAGCCACGCGGCCGGCGCGGCGCCATAGTGACCCGGCCGATCCTGCCGACGCCGTCCTCAACGAGCCGGTGACGGCTTCCAGCCTGTACAACGCGACGATGGAAGCGCGCCAGCAGCGCGCCCGGGCGGCCGGCGTGGATGCCAGCCCGGGTACGCTGGAAGGACGCGTGCTTGCCGGCGTGCGGGTGCTGGTGGTCGACGACAGCGAAATCAACCGCGATGTGGTCAACCATATCCTGTGCGACCAGGGGGCAGTGCCATCGTTCGCTTGCGATGGCAGGCAGGCGCTGGACTGGCTGCAGGCCCACCCCGCCGACGTCGACATCGTGCTGATGGATGTGCAGATGCCCGTCATGGATGGATTGCAGGCGACGCGCGCGTTGCGCCAGCTACCGCAGTTTCAAGACTTGCCCGTGGTGGCGCTGACGGCCGGGGCGTTCCAGGCACAGCGCACGGCGGCACTCGAAGCGGGCGTGAATCATTTCATCAGCAAACCATTCGACGTGCCGCAGACCATCGCCCTGATCGCGCGCGCGCATCGCCGCCATGCGCAAGGTCTGCCAGCCCTGGCCCCGGTCGTGGCCGAAGCGACGATGCCCGTGCCGCCATGCGGCGCGGCATCCGTGATCGACCTGGCGCAAGGCATGGCGCAGTGGCTCGATGAGGCGCCCTACCGCCAGCATCTGTCGCGCTTTGGCCGCAACTACCGCAACGCGGTGGGCGCCATGCGCGAACTGTTGGCGGCCAACGCGCGCGACGATGCCGCCGCGCTCGCGCACAAGCTGGCGGGCGAGGCTGGCAGCCTGGCCCTGCCCGCCACCCTGCAGGCTGCACAGCAAGCAGAGCAGTTGCTGCATGCCGGCGACGATGCGTCGGCCGCGCTCGATACACTGGAACAGGCCCTGGCGCGCGCCATCGATGCCGTCGCTGCCTTCACGGCGCAAACACCGCCACCCAGCCAGCCAGCCAGCCGTGGGGGCAGGAGTGGTGCAATGAACCTGGCAAGCTGTGCCTGCAATGACCAGGGTCAGCGCCATAAACTTAACCTGCCAGCGCATACCAATGGTAAACTTGCCAATATGAAAATTCGGGGGACGCTATGA
- a CDS encoding ATP-binding protein: protein MREYRYWKAMAWERCDTRSLLSLFMAVLLAGLWSITLLQLQRAHDTAITDAGRDARSMARVFDEHAIRTIEAADQAVTYLRSRYQALGKQLDIVADLQQGLNPGPLYNLFTIVDERGDTVLSSRPFKPTNLADREHIRVHMQGDSSELYISKPVLGRVSKKWSIQMTRRINHADGHFKGVVVVSMDPYYFTRLYDEVDLGANSSITLVGSDGVVRARRVGADNTIGQDVSGSKVFGLMQGNTRGSFTERSPVDGTLRIYAFEKLANYPLYMLVGLDHDTVLADYVSRRNQALLMAAVTSALIVLSWAALVLLIGRLVGSRARAIAASEAKSRFLSNMSHELRTPLNAILGFSELLLEQLHEPEQAAYAQTIQNSGRQLLGMVEAAMELSALENDQVRLESGAVPLDQLLALALAPHRQRAAHKGLLLASHVAPATPLSIDCDRVRLVRVLDILLDNAIRYTSAGRVDVHVMRNGADLQLEVRDTGIGIAQAQQATIFDKFSQADDSPSRAHGGAGMGLAIARQLATLMGGSIGVASAPGHGAAFRLRLPLGGTAGAMAAGGKLTTLSHA, encoded by the coding sequence ATGCGGGAGTACAGATACTGGAAAGCCATGGCCTGGGAGCGCTGCGATACGCGCAGCCTACTGTCGCTCTTCATGGCGGTCCTGCTGGCAGGGTTGTGGAGCATCACCTTGCTGCAATTGCAGCGCGCGCACGATACCGCCATCACCGATGCCGGACGCGATGCGCGCAGCATGGCGCGCGTCTTCGACGAACACGCGATCCGCACGATCGAGGCGGCGGACCAGGCGGTCACCTACCTGCGCAGCCGCTACCAGGCGTTGGGCAAGCAACTCGACATCGTGGCGGACCTGCAGCAAGGCCTCAATCCCGGCCCCCTGTACAACCTGTTTACCATCGTCGACGAACGTGGCGACACAGTACTGTCGAGCCGCCCCTTCAAACCGACCAACCTGGCCGACCGCGAACACATCCGGGTACACATGCAAGGCGACAGCAGCGAACTGTATATCAGCAAGCCGGTGCTGGGCCGCGTGTCGAAAAAATGGTCGATCCAGATGACGCGCCGCATCAACCATGCCGACGGCCACTTCAAGGGCGTGGTGGTGGTCTCGATGGACCCGTATTACTTTACGCGCCTGTATGACGAAGTCGACCTGGGCGCGAACAGTTCCATCACGCTCGTCGGCAGCGACGGCGTGGTGCGCGCGCGCCGGGTCGGCGCCGACAACACCATCGGCCAGGATGTCAGCGGCAGCAAGGTATTTGGCTTGATGCAAGGTAACACGCGGGGCAGCTTCACCGAGCGCAGTCCCGTCGACGGCACCCTGCGCATTTACGCCTTCGAAAAACTGGCCAACTACCCGCTCTACATGCTGGTCGGACTGGACCACGACACGGTGCTGGCAGACTATGTGTCGCGCCGCAACCAGGCCTTGCTGATGGCCGCAGTCACGAGCGCGCTGATCGTGCTTTCCTGGGCTGCGCTGGTGCTGCTGATCGGCCGCCTCGTCGGCAGCCGCGCCAGGGCCATCGCCGCCAGTGAGGCCAAGTCGCGCTTCCTGTCGAACATGTCGCATGAATTGCGCACGCCCCTCAATGCCATCCTGGGTTTCTCCGAGCTGCTGCTGGAGCAGCTGCACGAGCCGGAACAGGCCGCCTACGCGCAAACGATACAGAACAGCGGCCGCCAGTTGCTTGGCATGGTCGAGGCCGCGATGGAACTGAGCGCGCTCGAAAACGACCAGGTGCGGCTGGAGTCTGGCGCCGTGCCGCTGGACCAGCTGCTGGCGCTGGCGCTGGCGCCGCACCGGCAGCGCGCGGCGCACAAGGGCCTGCTGCTGGCCTCGCACGTCGCGCCCGCAACGCCGCTCAGCATCGATTGCGACCGGGTCCGCCTGGTGCGCGTGCTCGATATACTGCTCGACAATGCCATCCGCTACACGTCCGCTGGGCGGGTCGATGTCCACGTCATGCGCAATGGCGCGGACCTGCAACTCGAGGTGCGCGATACGGGCATCGGCATTGCGCAGGCGCAGCAAGCCACCATTTTCGACAAATTCTCGCAGGCGGACGACTCGCCGAGCCGCGCCCATGGTGGCGCCGGCATGGGGCTGGCCATCGCGCGCCAGCTCGCCACCTTGATGGGCGGCAGCATCGGCGTGGCATCCGCGCCGGGCCACGGCGCCGCCTTCCGCCTGCGGCTGCCGCTCGGCGGCACGGCCGGCGCGATGGCGGCTGGCGGCAAATTGACCACACTATCGCATGCGTAG
- a CDS encoding hybrid sensor histidine kinase/response regulator: MNPRQAVLRLAHRYRPRSTAAVVGLVLVCLLALRIVVSGVLLHREAVDDWKQDLSNLSLLLAENTAQSMTAARLVLDGVSSDIQAAAPADAHALAAAVGTPAMHQMLLHKIGGVPQVDVVSIVGSDASVLAFSRAYPAPPIRLDERDYFEYHRRHPDGGMHVSAPVQNKGNGAWTFYISRRISSPDGRFLGVVLVGLSCDFFSKFFQNASIGEHTAFSLYRSDYTLLARWPAVPAMMGKRNLTGSTYRLLEQGKTDGVLQVDSPRTAEQGRTVDRLAGVRLVRDYPLAINVTISDDVYLAAWRRMLRTMGGAAVISLLVLALAIALIMALLRRQERDAAMALALQARADAANAAKSRFLAIMSHEIRTPMAGIAGMGELLRETELDASQQQYAHRIGDGVQHLMRILNDILDLSKVEAGQMSIELRDFDPRLLLDDVLALHRPQADRKKLQLASEIGNSVPQLVCSDRTRIAQILGNLLSNAIKFTPSGSVTVRLHLEPATPDGAGPCLVASVNDQGIGMTGQQLSRIFEPFCQADDSISGAYGGTGLGLSICKHLVALLGGEIFCSSEPGAGSRFTVRIPCQVAQTTAASMPEPGPAPLPAATPASASVPVARILLVEDTALNRQLVCLQLAGRGYSIDTAENGALGLEALAEQQYDLVLMDCMMPVMDGYQACQALRARETASGAARLPVIALTAGVTEDDRQRCMAAGMDDYLSKPFTAAQLRATVEHWLTRQAAMR, translated from the coding sequence ATGAACCCACGCCAGGCCGTCTTGCGCCTGGCGCACCGCTATCGCCCGCGCAGCACGGCAGCCGTAGTGGGCCTGGTGCTGGTGTGCCTGCTGGCGCTGCGCATCGTCGTTTCCGGCGTACTGCTGCACCGCGAAGCTGTCGATGACTGGAAGCAGGATCTGTCCAACCTGTCGCTGCTGCTGGCGGAAAACACGGCGCAAAGCATGACGGCGGCCCGCCTGGTGCTCGACGGCGTCAGCAGCGACATCCAGGCCGCCGCCCCCGCAGACGCGCACGCGCTGGCGGCCGCCGTCGGCACCCCGGCCATGCACCAGATGCTGCTGCACAAGATCGGCGGCGTACCGCAAGTGGACGTCGTATCCATCGTCGGCAGCGATGCCAGCGTACTGGCCTTCAGCCGCGCGTATCCCGCGCCGCCCATCCGCCTCGACGAGCGCGATTACTTCGAATATCACCGGCGCCACCCGGACGGCGGCATGCATGTCAGCGCACCCGTGCAAAACAAGGGCAATGGCGCCTGGACCTTCTATATCAGCCGGCGCATCAGCAGCCCCGACGGCCGCTTCCTGGGCGTGGTGCTGGTGGGCCTGTCGTGCGATTTCTTCAGCAAGTTCTTCCAGAACGCCAGCATCGGCGAGCACACGGCCTTTTCCCTGTATCGCAGCGACTACACGCTGCTGGCGCGATGGCCAGCCGTACCCGCGATGATGGGCAAGCGCAACCTGACGGGCAGCACCTACCGCCTGCTGGAACAGGGCAAGACCGATGGCGTGCTGCAGGTGGACTCGCCGCGCACGGCCGAGCAGGGGCGCACGGTCGACCGCCTGGCCGGCGTACGGCTGGTGCGCGACTATCCGCTGGCCATCAACGTGACCATTAGCGACGACGTCTACCTGGCGGCCTGGCGGCGCATGCTGCGCACCATGGGCGGCGCCGCGGTCATCAGCCTGCTCGTGCTGGCCCTGGCCATTGCGCTGATCATGGCCCTGCTGCGGCGCCAGGAACGCGACGCGGCCATGGCGCTGGCACTGCAGGCGCGCGCGGACGCGGCGAATGCGGCCAAGTCGCGCTTCCTGGCCATCATGAGCCACGAGATCCGCACGCCGATGGCCGGTATCGCCGGCATGGGCGAACTGCTGCGGGAAACCGAACTCGACGCCTCGCAGCAGCAATATGCGCACCGCATCGGCGATGGCGTGCAGCACCTGATGCGCATCCTGAATGACATCCTCGACCTGTCCAAGGTGGAAGCAGGCCAGATGAGCATCGAACTGCGCGACTTCGACCCGCGCCTGCTGCTTGATGACGTGCTGGCGCTGCACCGCCCGCAAGCCGACAGGAAGAAGCTGCAACTTGCCAGCGAAATCGGCAACAGCGTGCCGCAGCTGGTGTGCTCGGACCGCACGCGCATCGCGCAAATCCTCGGCAACCTGCTCAGCAACGCCATCAAGTTTACGCCCTCCGGCAGCGTGACCGTGCGCCTGCACCTGGAACCGGCCACGCCGGACGGCGCCGGCCCCTGCCTCGTCGCCAGCGTCAACGACCAGGGCATCGGCATGACCGGGCAGCAGCTGAGCCGCATCTTCGAGCCGTTTTGCCAGGCCGACGACAGCATCAGCGGCGCCTATGGCGGCACGGGACTGGGTCTGAGCATCTGCAAGCACCTGGTGGCGTTGCTGGGCGGCGAAATTTTCTGCAGCAGCGAGCCCGGCGCCGGCTCCCGCTTCACCGTGCGCATTCCCTGCCAGGTGGCCCAGACAACGGCCGCTTCCATGCCGGAGCCGGGTCCTGCGCCACTACCCGCAGCCACACCCGCATCGGCATCCGTGCCGGTCGCACGCATCCTGCTGGTCGAGGATACGGCGCTGAACCGCCAACTGGTATGCCTGCAGCTGGCCGGCCGCGGCTACAGCATCGACACTGCGGAGAACGGCGCACTGGGCCTGGAAGCGCTGGCTGAACAGCAGTACGACCTGGTCCTGATGGATTGCATGATGCCCGTCATGGATGGCTACCAGGCTTGCCAGGCCTTGCGCGCCCGCGAAACGGCCAGCGGCGCGGCACGCCTGCCCGTCATCGCCCTGACGGCCGGCGTTACCGAGGACGACCGGCAGCGCTGCATGGCGGCCGGCATGGACGACTATCTCTCCAAACCCTTTACCGCCGCCCAGTTGCGCGCGACGGTGGAGCACTGGCTGACGCGCCAGGCGGCAATGCGCTAG
- a CDS encoding Hpt domain-containing protein, protein MQAYRHIDPAVLFQATGHDLEMFRALSQTYLDTSPAMFARVEQAVRGGAAQAIVHSCHTLRGTVALLGASALVARLAELEQLVRHQGVAAAGWLAETAALVGAVEQEVRRSMREYTGAQA, encoded by the coding sequence ATGCAAGCCTATCGCCACATCGATCCAGCCGTGCTGTTCCAGGCCACCGGCCATGACCTGGAGATGTTCCGCGCCCTGTCCCAGACCTACCTCGACACTTCACCGGCCATGTTCGCGCGCGTGGAACAGGCCGTACGGGGCGGTGCGGCGCAAGCCATCGTGCATAGCTGCCATACCTTGCGCGGCACCGTGGCCCTGCTGGGCGCCAGCGCGCTGGTAGCGCGCCTGGCGGAACTGGAACAGCTGGTGCGCCACCAGGGCGTGGCGGCAGCCGGCTGGCTGGCGGAAACGGCAGCACTGGTCGGCGCAGTGGAGCAGGAGGTGCGCCGCAGCATGCGCGAGTACACGGGCGCGCAGGCATGA
- a CDS encoding response regulator — protein sequence MHTADVCTTQKAAEILGISVTSVQQLVEAGVIEAWKTKGGHRRIPLAAVEAYKGNPGQQGQDQRTARASRPAPSGRPPSILVIEDNPIERALYEKQIGSWGLQASLRFCENGYQALMEIARDQPDILLADIVMEGIDGYEVIRTILADPLLADMHIAMLSSLTPEELEERGGVPPGVVFFAKPVNYDELRGYLRACCAGHARRNSLAA from the coding sequence ATGCACACTGCAGACGTATGCACTACCCAAAAGGCCGCCGAAATCCTCGGCATTTCGGTCACATCGGTGCAGCAATTGGTCGAGGCCGGCGTTATCGAAGCCTGGAAGACCAAGGGCGGCCACCGCCGCATTCCCCTCGCGGCCGTCGAGGCCTACAAGGGCAACCCGGGCCAGCAAGGCCAGGATCAGCGCACGGCACGCGCCAGCCGCCCCGCACCATCGGGCCGCCCGCCGTCCATCCTGGTGATCGAAGACAATCCGATCGAACGTGCGCTGTATGAAAAGCAGATCGGTTCATGGGGCTTGCAGGCAAGCCTGCGCTTTTGCGAGAACGGCTACCAGGCGTTGATGGAAATCGCCCGCGACCAGCCCGACATCCTGCTGGCCGACATCGTCATGGAAGGCATCGATGGCTACGAGGTCATCCGTACCATCCTGGCCGACCCGCTGCTGGCGGACATGCATATCGCCATGCTGTCGAGCCTGACGCCGGAGGAACTGGAAGAACGCGGTGGCGTGCCGCCCGGCGTGGTGTTCTTTGCCAAACCCGTCAATTACGACGAGCTGCGTGGCTATCTGCGCGCCTGCTGCGCCGGCCATGCGCGGCGCAACAGCCTGGCCGCCTAG